In the genome of Bremerella sp. P1, the window ATGGCCTGCTGCCGCCGTTCTTTGAACCGCAGTTCCAGGGAGTGCGGTACACCTAATGAGTGACGAGTTGGTTTTCATGATGGGGAAATTCGAGGCCCGGTTCCCCACCGATCGGCTATACGCCAAAAACCACTGCTGGGCGACCCGAAGCGGAGATTCCTACCGTTTCGGGTTTTCTGCATATGCGGTGCGTTTGCTGCAGGATGTCTATTTCCTGGAGTGGCAGGTTGACGAAGGTGCTAAAATTACCGAAGGTCAAGAGATCGGCTTCATTGAAAGCAGCAAAGCCGAAAGTGAGCTCTATCCCCCCATTCCCGGTGTTCTGGCGCGGTTGAACCCCGAGTTGATGAGCGACCCTTCCCGGATTAACGTCGATATGTACGGCGAAGGATGGCTCTACGAGATTGAAGGGAGCGGCGAAAAGCTGCTCGACCCGCATCAATATATCGAGCACCTTGCGTCGGTCTGGGAAGTCACCCAGCGGACCATCAAGGGACAACTGAACGAGTAACCCCATGCCCAAACGTTTGACGGTCGTCGTCAGCCAAGGCCAGAGCAACAATCCAGTCAAGCGCAAGCTGGAAGAGGATATCGTTGCGTCGCTGCTGTTTGAGCCTGGTATCGAGGTAACGATCGTTCCTCACCTGTACGACTTGAAGACCGACGGCCCAGGTATCATGGGCCTGCAAGCGATCACCACCGACTTCGTGGTCATCTCGTGGCTGTACGAACGAGCCACTCGCTGGACGCTCGACCGAAACAACATCCGCGGCAAGGAAGGCACAACCCTGCTGATCCATGAATCGGATGAAGACGAAGACGATTTGCTGGATGACGAACCGGCCGACGAAGACAAGTTGCGGGTTATCGAGAATCGCCCCATTCCCAACCGTCTGATTTACTGCATCGACCTGCGAGTTTCAAACGAAGTCGCAGACTATGTGGAAGAGGTAAAACGCATTCAGAAAGAGATCTCGACCCAGGTGGTTCAACTGGGCGGACTCGGCGCAGCACCTTCCCCCACGCCTGAGCAGCTCGAGCGCGTCGCCAATCCGACCAACGACACCGCCTTGAAAGAAGGCGGAGAACTCGAAAAGCCGGAAGTGATCGAACCCTTCCGTATCGAAGAAGACGCCAAGCGGCGTTGGTACCCGGTGATCGACTACAGCCGCTGC includes:
- a CDS encoding glycine cleavage system protein H — its product is MSDELVFMMGKFEARFPTDRLYAKNHCWATRSGDSYRFGFSAYAVRLLQDVYFLEWQVDEGAKITEGQEIGFIESSKAESELYPPIPGVLARLNPELMSDPSRINVDMYGEGWLYEIEGSGEKLLDPHQYIEHLASVWEVTQRTIKGQLNE
- a CDS encoding ATP-binding protein; the encoded protein is MPKRLTVVVSQGQSNNPVKRKLEEDIVASLLFEPGIEVTIVPHLYDLKTDGPGIMGLQAITTDFVVISWLYERATRWTLDRNNIRGKEGTTLLIHESDEDEDDLLDDEPADEDKLRVIENRPIPNRLIYCIDLRVSNEVADYVEEVKRIQKEISTQVVQLGGLGAAPSPTPEQLERVANPTNDTALKEGGELEKPEVIEPFRIEEDAKRRWYPVIDYSRCTNCMECIDFCLFGVYGVDGAETILVEMPDNCRKGCPACSRVCPENAIIFPQHKTPTIAGSDEVAGGGLKIDLSQLFGKPKEDEKSLDTAVRERDEQLLLAGREAVGEAVGVPKRQAEKDERAKDDLDDLIDAVDELDI